A single Brassica rapa cultivar Chiifu-401-42 chromosome A04, CAAS_Brap_v3.01, whole genome shotgun sequence DNA region contains:
- the LOC103866041 gene encoding uncharacterized protein LOC103866041 isoform X3, with amino-acid sequence MRPNLRSLVAKAYRVRQGRTFSSSSSSAPNPIDDKGKRSVITPVWESVNRLAPWFIGGYVFKFGLEISALMKSKLKSIELHEEYLREFERYHQEKEQSRSLRPVS; translated from the exons ATGAGGCCGAACCTGAGATCTTTGGTCGCGAAG GCTTACCGCGTTCGTCAAGGGCGTACTttctcatcctcctcctcctccgctccCAATCCTATCGATGACAAAG GAAAGAGATCGGTCATCACCCCAGTCTGGGAGTCTGTTAATCGTCTTGCCCCCTGGTTTATTGGTGGATATGTGTTTAAATTTGGTTTGG AAATCTCGGCCTTAATGAAATCCAAGCTAAAGTCTATTGAGTTGCACGAAGAATATTTGAGAGAGTTTGAACGTTATCATCAGGAAAAGG AGCAGAGCCGTAGCCTCCGTCCAGTCTCCTAG
- the LOC103866041 gene encoding uncharacterized protein LOC103866041 isoform X2 translates to MGPNLRSLVAKAYRVRQGRTFSSSSSSSAPNPIDDKGKRSVITPVWESVNRLAPWFIGGYVFKFGLEISALMKSKLKSIELHEEYLREFERYHQEKEQSRSLRPVS, encoded by the exons ATGGGGCCGAACCTGAGATCTTTGGTCGCGAAG GCTTACCGCGTTCGTCAAGGGCGTACTttctcatcctcctcctcctcctccgctccCAATCCTATCGATGACAAAG GAAAGAGATCGGTCATCACCCCAGTCTGGGAGTCTGTTAATCGTCTTGCCCCCTGGTTTATTGGTGGATATGTGTTTAAATTTGGTTTGG AAATCTCGGCCTTAATGAAATCCAAGCTAAAGTCTATTGAGTTGCACGAAGAATATTTGAGAGAGTTTGAACGTTATCATCAGGAAAAGG AGCAGAGCCGTAGCCTCCGTCCAGTCTCCTAG
- the LOC103866041 gene encoding uncharacterized protein LOC103866041 isoform X1 gives MRPNLRSLVAKAYRVRQGRTFSSSSSSSAPNPIDDKGKRSVITPVWESVNRLAPWFIGGYVFKFGLEISALMKSKLKSIELHEEYLREFERYHQEKEQSRSLRPVS, from the exons ATGAGGCCGAACCTGAGATCTTTGGTCGCGAAG GCTTACCGCGTTCGTCAAGGGCGTACTttctcatcctcctcctcctcctccgctccCAATCCTATCGATGACAAAG GAAAGAGATCGGTCATCACCCCAGTCTGGGAGTCTGTTAATCGTCTTGCCCCCTGGTTTATTGGTGGATATGTGTTTAAATTTGGTTTGG AAATCTCGGCCTTAATGAAATCCAAGCTAAAGTCTATTGAGTTGCACGAAGAATATTTGAGAGAGTTTGAACGTTATCATCAGGAAAAGG AGCAGAGCCGTAGCCTCCGTCCAGTCTCCTAG
- the LOC103866041 gene encoding uncharacterized protein LOC103866041 isoform X4, protein MRPNLRSLVAKAYRVRQGRTFSSSSSSSAPNPIDDKGKRSVITPVWESVNRLAPWFIGGYVFKFGLEISALMKSKLKSIELHEEYLREFERYHQEKEP, encoded by the exons ATGAGGCCGAACCTGAGATCTTTGGTCGCGAAG GCTTACCGCGTTCGTCAAGGGCGTACTttctcatcctcctcctcctcctccgctccCAATCCTATCGATGACAAAG GAAAGAGATCGGTCATCACCCCAGTCTGGGAGTCTGTTAATCGTCTTGCCCCCTGGTTTATTGGTGGATATGTGTTTAAATTTGGTTTGG AAATCTCGGCCTTAATGAAATCCAAGCTAAAGTCTATTGAGTTGCACGAAGAATATTTGAGAGAGTTTGAACGTTATCATCAGGAAAAGG AGCCGTAG
- the LOC103866041 gene encoding uncharacterized protein LOC103866041 isoform X5: MRPNLRSLVAKAYRVRQGRTFSSSSSSAPNPIDDKGKRSVITPVWESVNRLAPWFIGGYVFKFGLEISALMKSKLKSIELHEEYLREFERYHQEKEP; encoded by the exons ATGAGGCCGAACCTGAGATCTTTGGTCGCGAAG GCTTACCGCGTTCGTCAAGGGCGTACTttctcatcctcctcctcctccgctccCAATCCTATCGATGACAAAG GAAAGAGATCGGTCATCACCCCAGTCTGGGAGTCTGTTAATCGTCTTGCCCCCTGGTTTATTGGTGGATATGTGTTTAAATTTGGTTTGG AAATCTCGGCCTTAATGAAATCCAAGCTAAAGTCTATTGAGTTGCACGAAGAATATTTGAGAGAGTTTGAACGTTATCATCAGGAAAAGG AGCCGTAG